The Narcine bancroftii isolate sNarBan1 chromosome 11, sNarBan1.hap1, whole genome shotgun sequence genome has a window encoding:
- the chrm2a gene encoding muscarinic acetylcholine receptor M2a produces MANSTETNASLSNLTDIERGSSYKTVEIMFIVIVAGSLSLVTIIGNILVMVSIKVNRQLQTINNYFIFSLACADLIIGVFSMNLYTIYIVIGYWPMGPVVCDLWLALDYVVSNASVMNLLIISFDRYFCVTKPLSYPVKRTTKMAGMMIAAAWVLSFILWAPAILFWQFIVGGRTVNEDECHVQFFSNPVVTFGTAIAAFYLPVIIMTILYVHISRASKSRIKKDKKEPESNKGTISPSLGRVKIMKPNNNNISSAPDGLQHVKVQNGKAADETVSDNCGQGEEKDVSNDSTSLSVVPSIQKEEGAIKESATVSTTQSRFRMDNSKLSCIKVVTKSQRNDYCATTVEIVPGNSNKNGEDREITAAHKIIKMTKTPAKKKKGAVTREKKVTRTILAILLAFIITWTPYNVMVLINTFCSICVPNTVWTIGYWLCYINSTINPACYALCNATFKKTFKHLLLCQYKNIGATR; encoded by the coding sequence ATGGCTAACTCAACAGAGACAAATGCATCTCTCAGCAACTTAACAGACATTGAAAGAGGGAGTTCTTACAAAACAGTTGAAATAATGTTCATCGTGATTGTGGCAGGATCTTTGAGTCTGGTGACAATTATTGGAAACATTCTGGTTATGGTTTCTATAAAAGTTAATAGACAGTTGCAAACCATTAACAATTACTTTATTTTCAGCCTAGCCTGCGCTGATTTGATTATTGGTGTCTTCTCCATGAACCTGTACACCATCTACATTGTAATTGGCTACTGGCCTATGGGACCAGTGGTGTGTGATTTATGGTTGGCTCTAGATTATGTTGTGAGTAATGCATCCGTCATGAACCTTCTTATCATCAGCTTTGACCGCTACTTCTGCGTGACAAAGCCCCTCAGTTATCCTGTGAAGAGGACCACCAAGATGGCAGGGATGATGATTGCAGCTGCGTGGGTGCTGTCATTTATCTTGTGGGCTCCTGCTATTCTCTTCTGGCAGTTCATTGTAGGTGGACGGACAGTTAATGAGGACGAGTGTCATGTACAGTTTTTCTCAAACCCAGTTGTCACTTTTGGCACCGCAATAGCAGCTTTCTATCTTCCGGTTATTATCATGACCATTTTGTACGTGCACATATCTCGCGCCAGCAAGAGTCGAATAAAGAAGGACAAGAAGGAGCCAGAGTCAAACAAAGGCACCATTTCTCCCAGCCTAGGGAGAGTCAAAATAATGAAACCGAATAACAACAACATTTCCAGTGCACCCGATGGGTTGCAGCATGTCAAAGTACAGAATGGCAAGGCAGCTGATGAAACAGTGAGTGATAACTGTGGCCAAGGGGAGGAGAAGGACGTCTCCAATGACTCAACCTCTCTCAGTGTGGTCCCTTCAATTCAGAAGGAGGAAGGAGCCATCAAAGAGAGCGCAACGGTCTCAACTACACAAAGCCGTTTCAGGATGGACAACTCCAAACTCTCCTGCATAAAGGTTGTCACTAAATCGCAAAGGAATGACTACTGTGCCACCACAGTTGAAATAGTGCCTGGCAACAGCAATAAGAATGGTGAAGACCGAGAGATCACCGCAGCCCACAAGATCATTAAAATGACAAAGACCCCTGCTAAGAAGAAGAAGGGAGCTGTAACCCGGGAAAAGAAGGTAACCAGGACCATCCTGGCTATTCTACTGGCATTTATCATCACCTGGACCCCATACAATGTTATGGTTCTTATTAACACCTTCTGTTCAATCTGTGTCCCTAACACAGTCTGGACTATTGGATACTGGCTCTGTTACATCAACAGTACCATCAACCCAGCCTGCTATGCACTATGCAATGCTACCTTCAAGAAAACCTTCAAACATCTTCTCTTGTGCCAGTATAAAAACATTGGTGCAACAAGATAA